Proteins found in one Isachenkonia alkalipeptolytica genomic segment:
- the argF gene encoding ornithine carbamoyltransferase: protein MPVNLKGRNFVTLKDFTPEEIQYLLDLSKDLKAKKRTGSKEKALDGKNVVLLFQKSSTRTRCAFEVAALDEGAHVTFLGSSDSQMGKKESLEDTAKVLGRFYDGMEFRGFKQETVDILAKHAGIPVWNGLTDLYHPTQILADLLTISEHVDKPLNKVKFAFLGDARNNMGNSLMIGAAKMGMDFRAVAPKELFPGEELVGEMKELAKETGGKITITDDVAEGVKDADVIYTDVWVSMGEEDQFEERIKLLKDYQVNMDMVRKAGNDNLIFMHCLPAFHDLETDVGKEIHEKFGLKEMEVTDEVFRSKHSVVFDEAENRMHTIKAVMVATMG from the coding sequence ATGCCAGTAAACTTAAAAGGAAGAAATTTTGTAACTTTGAAAGACTTCACCCCGGAGGAGATTCAATACCTACTGGATCTATCCAAGGACCTTAAGGCGAAAAAACGAACGGGAAGCAAAGAGAAGGCATTGGACGGGAAAAATGTGGTGTTGTTGTTTCAAAAATCCTCCACAAGAACCCGTTGCGCTTTCGAAGTAGCGGCCTTGGACGAAGGGGCCCATGTAACCTTCCTGGGCTCCAGTGATTCCCAAATGGGCAAGAAGGAATCCTTAGAGGATACGGCGAAAGTACTGGGACGTTTCTATGACGGCATGGAGTTTAGAGGGTTTAAGCAGGAAACCGTGGACATTTTAGCAAAGCATGCAGGCATTCCTGTTTGGAACGGGTTGACCGATTTGTATCACCCCACCCAAATCCTGGCGGACTTATTGACGATTTCCGAGCATGTGGATAAGCCTTTAAATAAAGTGAAGTTTGCCTTCCTGGGAGACGCACGGAACAACATGGGGAACTCGTTGATGATCGGTGCAGCGAAAATGGGAATGGACTTTAGAGCCGTAGCCCCGAAGGAGCTGTTCCCTGGAGAAGAGCTGGTCGGTGAAATGAAGGAACTGGCCAAGGAAACCGGCGGCAAGATCACCATTACCGATGACGTTGCTGAAGGCGTGAAAGATGCGGATGTGATTTATACCGATGTATGGGTTTCCATGGGAGAAGAGGATCAGTTTGAAGAGCGGATCAAACTTTTAAAGGACTATCAGGTAAACATGGATATGGTTCGAAAGGCAGGAAACGACAATTTGATTTTCATGCACTGCTTACCGGCTTTTCATGATCTGGAGACCGATGTGGGAAAAGAAATTCACGAGAAGTTCGGTCTGAAGGAAATGGAAGTCACCGACGAAGTATTCCGTTCTAAGCATTCCGTTGTATTTGATGAGGCGGAGAACCGAATGCATACCATCAAAGCGGTCATGGTTGCCACCATGGGCTAG
- the arcC gene encoding carbamate kinase, which yields MVNKNSRIVIALGGNALQADPKDTTAKAQIQTAKDTAKPIVDLIQDGHEVIIAHGNGPQVGQIVATYETATAANKDLPIMPFPECGAMSQGYIGYHLQQAIREEMVQRELKKEVGTVVTQVVVDEKDPGFQNPTKPVGSFFNEEEAKNLEKEMGFVMKEDSGRGYRRVVASPEPVDVVEAPMVRTLVDNGHVVITVGGGGVPVLDRGNGVLEGVPAVIDKDFASEKVAEILDADMLIILTAVEKVAINFGTPEEKELSEITIGEAKKYMEEGHFAPGSMLPKVKAALKFVESKPGRKTLITSLEKAKDAIEGKTGTTIVN from the coding sequence ATGGTTAACAAAAACAGCAGAATTGTTATTGCACTAGGAGGGAACGCCCTGCAGGCAGACCCGAAGGATACCACCGCAAAGGCCCAAATCCAAACCGCAAAGGATACGGCGAAACCCATTGTGGATTTGATTCAGGACGGCCATGAGGTAATTATCGCTCACGGAAACGGTCCTCAGGTAGGACAGATTGTGGCGACCTATGAAACCGCCACCGCTGCCAATAAAGATTTGCCCATCATGCCTTTTCCCGAGTGCGGGGCCATGTCTCAAGGATACATCGGTTATCACTTGCAGCAGGCCATTCGGGAAGAAATGGTTCAAAGAGAGTTGAAAAAAGAAGTGGGCACCGTGGTAACTCAAGTAGTCGTGGACGAAAAGGACCCCGGCTTTCAGAATCCCACAAAGCCCGTAGGCTCTTTCTTCAATGAAGAAGAGGCCAAAAACCTGGAAAAGGAAATGGGCTTTGTTATGAAAGAGGACTCGGGAAGAGGATACCGAAGGGTGGTGGCCTCTCCTGAGCCCGTGGACGTGGTGGAAGCCCCTATGGTTCGAACCCTTGTGGATAACGGACATGTGGTAATTACCGTTGGCGGCGGCGGTGTGCCGGTGCTCGACCGGGGCAACGGGGTTTTAGAAGGAGTGCCCGCGGTAATTGATAAGGATTTTGCATCGGAAAAAGTCGCGGAAATTCTTGATGCGGATATGTTAATTATCCTAACGGCGGTGGAGAAAGTGGCCATCAACTTTGGAACTCCCGAGGAGAAAGAGTTGTCGGAGATCACCATTGGGGAAGCGAAAAAATACATGGAGGAAGGACATTTTGCTCCAGGTTCCATGCTGCCGAAGGTAAAGGCGGCACTGAAGTTCGTGGAGTCGAAACCGGGACGAAAAACTTTGATTACCTCCTTGGAAAAAGCGAAGGATGCCATTGAAGGAAAAACCGGAACCACCATTGTAAACTAG